One segment of Longimicrobiaceae bacterium DNA contains the following:
- a CDS encoding TIM barrel protein produces the protein MTTGSGSAGEIKQSVCKWCYPDIPLDEFAAAVKQIGIQSVELLSPDDFPILKKHGLICAMVNGPSAINNGWNRLENHDRFVPAFEERIRQVAEAGFPNVICFSGNRDGMDDEEGLENCVVGLRRILPTAERYGVTICMELLNSKVDHPDYMCDHTAWGVELVKRLDSERFKLLYDIYHMQIMEGDVIRTIRENHQYIAHYHTAGNPGRHELDESQELYYPAIMRAIKETGFQGYVAQEFVPTREPLVSLAEAYRACDV, from the coding sequence ATGACCACCGGTTCCGGTTCGGCGGGCGAGATCAAGCAGTCGGTATGCAAGTGGTGCTATCCGGACATCCCGCTCGACGAGTTTGCCGCCGCGGTCAAGCAGATCGGCATACAGTCAGTGGAGCTGCTCTCCCCGGACGACTTTCCTATCCTGAAGAAGCACGGCCTGATCTGCGCAATGGTGAACGGCCCCAGCGCAATCAACAACGGTTGGAATCGCCTGGAGAACCACGACCGTTTCGTCCCCGCCTTCGAGGAGCGCATCCGCCAGGTGGCGGAGGCCGGTTTCCCCAACGTGATCTGCTTCTCCGGCAACCGGGACGGGATGGACGACGAGGAGGGGCTGGAGAACTGCGTGGTGGGGTTGCGGCGGATCCTTCCCACCGCGGAGCGCTACGGCGTGACCATCTGCATGGAGCTGCTCAACAGCAAGGTCGACCACCCCGACTACATGTGCGATCACACCGCCTGGGGGGTCGAGCTGGTGAAGCGGCTCGACTCAGAGCGCTTCAAGCTGCTCTACGACATCTACCACATGCAGATCATGGAGGGGGATGTCATCCGCACGATCCGCGAGAATCACCAGTACATCGCGCACTACCACACCGCCGGTAATCCCGGCCGCCACGAGCTCGACGAGTCCCAGGAGCTCTACTATCCCGCCATCATGCGGGCCATCAAGGAGACCGGCTTCCAGGGTTACGTGGCGCAGGAGTTCGTGCCCACGCGGGAGCCGCTGGTGTCGCTGGCGGAGGCGTATCGGGCGTGTGATGTGTGA
- a CDS encoding adenylate/guanylate cyclase domain-containing protein — MGSSTPSQRRQLVAVWFADIVGFSDLASANEDDAVRLVDAFQACASEHVQRQGGRIVKYVGDAALAEFHSTEQAAHSACDLVQDFVTRFGAQLRVGLHVADVAVGKDEDLLGDGVNLAVRLQAEADPGEVVVSEDAWRQLRQREGFTWEEIGERRVRGQVEPVRLFRVRLAEEPVVPSEPRPPDALDRARRGFRRRGGSRLRLPDARRMTVGIATAVLIGVAGLAIRARSDGWLAALGGYGGSSDPSADSLADIPSYDPTRIAVLYFDDYSDDQSLGYMASAATEALINSLDDVEGLTVVPEVAVKPFRHSDIPLDSIIFALKVGTVIDGNLTRSGDRIRVTAQLIDGNSGEQLGSGRLDYVGTDVLELQEKVVDLLGRVLRSQLGREIRMREIERSTDSPRAYEALMRAESYREEYQRLRRWDDEAARRALHRADTMVARAESLDPRWAEPVIRRAWYLRDLSILEGPLPGYLDDYWSGQALTHAERAVALDGAAAYEIRGLLRFGLAMNATGEERQRLFSQAEADLREATALDESRTVAWVKLSELLVSQGRFSEAVLASERGSRADAFLSNNVDALHQAYYSALQIGATEEANDLCLQGRVRFPTSADFVLCRLFALASFPEVEPDLAHAQALVDTLAQLVPQDDQSVFRAYGIMLSAEVAARAGLRDSAEALIRQSRSVNDFPMLSYNEAHARLLLGEQQEAVQLLEKWLEVDPDTAYLAGDWWFEGLHDNSRFRALLGRHDPRLIPGSRPR; from the coding sequence ATGGGAAGCTCCACTCCGTCGCAGCGTCGGCAGCTGGTCGCCGTCTGGTTCGCGGACATCGTGGGCTTCAGCGACCTCGCCTCCGCCAACGAAGATGATGCCGTCCGGCTGGTCGACGCCTTCCAGGCCTGCGCCTCCGAGCACGTGCAGCGCCAGGGCGGGCGCATCGTCAAGTACGTGGGCGATGCAGCGCTGGCGGAGTTCCATAGTACCGAGCAGGCGGCCCACTCGGCCTGCGACCTCGTTCAGGATTTCGTGACGCGCTTTGGCGCCCAGCTCCGCGTAGGACTCCACGTTGCGGACGTCGCCGTCGGCAAGGACGAGGATCTGCTGGGCGACGGGGTGAACCTCGCGGTGCGGCTGCAGGCGGAGGCGGATCCGGGCGAGGTGGTGGTCAGCGAGGATGCCTGGCGCCAACTGCGGCAACGCGAGGGGTTCACCTGGGAGGAGATCGGCGAACGCCGCGTGCGCGGGCAGGTGGAGCCGGTGAGGCTCTTCCGCGTGCGTCTAGCGGAGGAGCCGGTCGTGCCTTCCGAGCCCCGTCCGCCCGACGCCCTCGACCGCGCCCGCCGCGGTTTCCGACGCCGCGGCGGCTCGCGCCTCCGCCTGCCGGACGCGCGACGGATGACGGTGGGAATCGCGACCGCCGTGCTCATCGGTGTTGCCGGGCTCGCAATCAGGGCGCGATCCGATGGATGGCTCGCCGCCCTGGGCGGGTATGGCGGCTCCTCCGACCCTTCCGCGGACAGCCTCGCCGACATTCCTTCCTACGATCCGACCCGCATCGCAGTCCTCTACTTCGACGACTACAGCGACGACCAGAGCCTCGGTTACATGGCCAGTGCCGCGACAGAGGCACTGATCAATTCCCTGGACGACGTGGAGGGGCTGACCGTCGTCCCGGAGGTCGCGGTCAAGCCTTTCCGTCACAGCGACATTCCACTGGACTCCATCATCTTCGCCCTGAAGGTCGGGACCGTCATCGACGGGAACCTGACCAGGTCGGGCGATCGCATCCGTGTGACGGCGCAGCTGATCGACGGCAACTCCGGCGAGCAACTGGGCAGCGGCAGGCTGGACTACGTTGGCACCGACGTGCTCGAGCTGCAGGAGAAGGTGGTCGACCTGCTCGGCAGGGTGCTTCGCTCCCAGCTGGGGCGCGAGATCCGGATGCGGGAGATCGAGCGCTCGACGGATAGCCCGCGCGCGTACGAAGCATTGATGCGGGCGGAATCGTACCGGGAGGAATATCAGCGGCTGAGGCGATGGGACGACGAAGCCGCTCGGCGCGCCCTGCATCGGGCCGACACCATGGTGGCTCGCGCAGAGTCGCTCGATCCCCGGTGGGCGGAGCCCGTGATCCGGCGAGCCTGGTACCTGCGGGATCTTTCCATTCTGGAGGGACCGCTTCCGGGATATCTGGATGACTACTGGAGTGGGCAGGCGCTCACGCACGCCGAGCGCGCGGTAGCCCTCGACGGCGCGGCGGCGTACGAGATTCGTGGACTGCTTCGGTTCGGTCTGGCGATGAATGCGACGGGGGAGGAGCGCCAGCGACTGTTCAGTCAAGCGGAGGCCGATTTGAGGGAGGCCACGGCACTCGACGAGAGCCGCACGGTGGCGTGGGTGAAGTTGAGCGAACTGCTCGTAAGCCAGGGACGCTTCTCCGAGGCCGTCCTGGCGTCCGAACGGGGAAGTCGGGCAGACGCCTTCCTGAGCAACAACGTCGACGCCCTTCACCAGGCCTATTACAGCGCTCTGCAGATTGGAGCCACCGAAGAGGCGAACGATCTATGTTTGCAGGGCAGGGTGCGCTTCCCCACCTCCGCCGACTTCGTGCTCTGCCGCCTCTTCGCGTTGGCGTCCTTCCCCGAAGTCGAGCCTGACCTCGCGCACGCCCAGGCGCTGGTGGACACGCTTGCGCAGCTCGTTCCACAGGACGATCAGAGCGTGTTTCGTGCTTACGGTATCATGCTCAGCGCCGAGGTCGCAGCTCGTGCGGGCCTGCGCGACAGCGCGGAAGCGCTAATTCGTCAGTCCCGCTCGGTAAATGATTTCCCTATGCTCAGCTATAACGAGGCGCACGCGAGGCTCTTGCTCGGCGAGCAGCAGGAGGCCGTGCAGCTCCTCGAAAAGTGGCTCGAAGTCGATCCGGACACAGCGTATCTGGCCGGCGACTGGTGGTTCGAAGGGCTGCACGACAACTCCCGCTTCCGCGCGCTCCTGGGCCGCCACGACCCCCGGTTAATACCCGGGTCGCGGCCACGCTAG
- a CDS encoding sialidase family protein, which yields MIARLVLFAFLLSACAGGADSFPSPPYDRADPPRGFSIPQIDLAGETELQVIVDREPGQYLGHPTTVLLEDGRTMLAVYPKGHGKGPVVLKRSTDGGYSWSERLPVPENWATSQETPTIYRVVAPDGTRRLIMFSGLYPIRMSYSEDDGQTWTPLEPIGDFGGIVAMADLVRTSSGDYLAFFHDDGRFFRNSGKAGQFVVYKTRSTDGGLTWGEPEVVVTASLADLCEPGLIRSPDGKQLAMLLRENSRTFNSFITFSNDEGETWSRPVQLPGSLTGDRHQAIYTPDGRLFISFRDMGHESPTKGDWLAWVGTYEDLLEGREGQYRVRIMDNKRQWDSTYPALELLPDGTIVATTYGHWTEGEEPYIVTVHLRMEELDARVRALGETRGG from the coding sequence ATGATTGCCAGACTCGTTCTCTTCGCCTTCTTGCTCTCCGCCTGCGCAGGCGGCGCGGATTCCTTCCCCTCTCCTCCGTACGACCGCGCAGATCCGCCGCGGGGGTTCAGCATTCCGCAGATCGACCTGGCGGGGGAAACGGAGCTGCAGGTGATCGTGGACCGGGAGCCGGGGCAGTACCTCGGTCATCCCACCACGGTGCTGCTGGAGGACGGGCGGACGATGCTGGCGGTTTATCCGAAGGGGCATGGAAAGGGGCCGGTCGTGCTGAAGCGCAGCACCGACGGAGGCTACAGCTGGAGCGAGCGGCTGCCCGTCCCGGAGAACTGGGCCACCTCGCAGGAGACGCCGACGATCTACCGCGTGGTGGCGCCGGACGGCACGCGTCGGCTGATCATGTTCTCGGGGCTCTATCCGATCCGTATGTCCTACTCGGAAGATGACGGACAGACGTGGACACCGCTGGAGCCGATCGGCGACTTCGGAGGGATCGTGGCCATGGCCGACCTGGTGCGCACCAGTAGCGGCGACTATCTGGCTTTCTTCCACGACGACGGTCGCTTCTTCAGGAACTCGGGCAAGGCCGGGCAATTCGTGGTCTACAAGACGCGCTCGACAGACGGGGGGCTCACCTGGGGAGAGCCGGAGGTGGTGGTGACCGCCTCTCTCGCCGACCTCTGCGAGCCAGGACTCATCCGCTCTCCGGATGGGAAGCAGCTGGCGATGCTGCTGCGCGAGAACAGCCGCACCTTCAACTCCTTCATCACCTTCTCGAACGACGAAGGGGAGACCTGGAGCAGGCCCGTGCAGCTGCCCGGCTCGCTCACCGGCGACCGTCACCAGGCCATCTACACGCCCGACGGGCGGCTCTTCATCTCCTTCCGCGATATGGGCCACGAGTCCCCGACCAAAGGCGACTGGCTCGCCTGGGTGGGGACCTACGAGGACCTGCTCGAGGGGCGCGAGGGGCAGTATCGCGTGCGCATCATGGACAACAAGCGCCAGTGGGATTCGACCTATCCGGCGCTGGAGCTGCTACCCGACGGAACCATCGTCGCCACTACCTACGGCCACTGGACCGAGGGCGAAGAGCCGTACATCGTCACCGTCCACCTCCGGATGGAGGAGCTGGACGCGCGGGTGCGGGCGCTGGGAGAAACTCGTGGCGGGTGA
- a CDS encoding AGE family epimerase/isomerase, whose amino-acid sequence MLADLYRDTLLTDCIPFWLRHGVDYEHGGIMTALDRDGTVIDTDKGIWQQGRFAWMMATLYSEVEPREEWLVQARRTLDFLEARGFDDDGQMFFLVTREGRPLRKRRYVFSEAFAAAAFAAYARAAGDEAAASRAREIFGSFLRYTTTPGLLEPKVDPRVRPMRGIGVPMITINLAQVIRETIGDPRCEAEIDRCIEEIRRYHVKPELEVVMESVGPTGELIDHFDGRTLNPGHAIEAAWFILHEAKLRGRDPELIRLGTQMLDWMWERGWDDEYGGLFYYRDLRGLPVQEYWHDMKFWWPHCEATIATLLAYQLTGEERYARWHRLVHDWSFAHFPDPEYGEWYGYLHRDGSLSVRLKGNVWKGPFHLPRMLLYCWKALAGQ is encoded by the coding sequence ATGCTCGCGGATCTCTATCGGGACACCCTGCTCACGGACTGCATCCCCTTCTGGCTTCGCCACGGCGTCGATTACGAGCACGGGGGGATCATGACCGCGCTCGATAGGGACGGCACCGTGATCGACACCGACAAAGGGATCTGGCAGCAGGGCCGATTCGCCTGGATGATGGCGACGCTCTACTCGGAGGTGGAGCCGCGGGAGGAGTGGCTGGTGCAGGCCCGGCGCACGCTCGACTTCCTCGAGGCGCGCGGCTTCGACGACGACGGGCAGATGTTCTTCCTGGTGACCCGCGAGGGACGTCCGCTGCGCAAGCGTCGCTACGTGTTCTCCGAGGCCTTCGCCGCCGCGGCCTTCGCGGCGTACGCCCGGGCCGCCGGGGACGAAGCCGCCGCGTCACGGGCGCGGGAGATCTTCGGCAGCTTCCTGCGCTACACTACCACGCCCGGGTTACTGGAGCCCAAGGTCGATCCTCGTGTGCGCCCGATGCGCGGGATCGGCGTGCCGATGATCACCATCAACCTGGCCCAGGTGATCCGGGAGACCATCGGAGACCCTCGCTGCGAGGCAGAGATCGACCGCTGCATCGAGGAGATCCGGCGTTACCACGTGAAGCCGGAGCTCGAGGTGGTGATGGAGAGCGTGGGCCCGACGGGTGAGTTGATCGACCACTTCGACGGCCGCACCCTGAACCCCGGACACGCCATCGAAGCGGCGTGGTTCATCCTGCACGAGGCGAAGCTGCGCGGTCGCGATCCGGAGCTGATCCGCCTCGGCACGCAGATGCTCGACTGGATGTGGGAGCGCGGCTGGGACGACGAGTATGGTGGGCTGTTCTACTACCGTGACCTGCGAGGCCTACCCGTACAGGAATACTGGCACGATATGAAGTTCTGGTGGCCCCACTGCGAAGCGACCATCGCCACCCTCCTCGCCTATCAGCTCACCGGCGAGGAGCGCTACGCCCGCTGGCATCGCCTGGTCCACGACTGGAGCTTCGCCCACTTTCCCGACCCCGAATACGGCGAATGGTACGGCTACCTCCACCGTGACGGCAGCCTCTCCGTGCGCCTCAAAGGGAATGTGTGGAAGGGACCGTTCCACCTTCCGCGCATGCTGCTCTACTGCTGGAAAGCGCTTGCTGGTCAGTAA
- a CDS encoding dihydrodipicolinate synthase family protein produces the protein MNLPPERRLRGLIAATFTPLHPDGSLNLDLVPALVDQLEADGVSGLYIVGSTGEGPSLSAAERREVTAAYVQAAKGRLRTVVQVGHNSLAEARGFAEHAQEIGAEAISAMPPSYFKPGSTRALVDSLAEIARGAPELPFYYYHIPSLTGVDPDLEELFSLAAERIPNMAGIKFSDTRLHHLQVAQRFDHGAHDVVFGVDEMLLGALAFGVRGAVGSTYCFAAPLYLRMIEHVQRGELSEAAQLQARSGEMVRVIYRHCGRSGLKAVMSLIGLDCGPSRLPQDPLSADAVARMRAELEEIGFFDWGRLR, from the coding sequence ATGAACCTCCCCCCCGAACGACGCCTCCGCGGCCTGATCGCGGCCACCTTCACGCCACTCCACCCCGACGGGTCTCTGAACCTCGACCTCGTTCCCGCCCTGGTGGATCAGCTCGAGGCGGACGGCGTGAGCGGACTGTACATCGTGGGGAGCACCGGGGAGGGACCTTCGCTCTCCGCCGCTGAGCGGCGGGAGGTAACCGCGGCCTACGTGCAGGCGGCAAAGGGGCGTCTGCGCACCGTCGTCCAGGTGGGGCACAACAGCCTCGCAGAAGCCCGCGGCTTCGCCGAGCACGCGCAGGAGATCGGCGCCGAAGCGATCTCGGCCATGCCGCCCTCCTACTTCAAACCCGGCAGTACGCGGGCCCTGGTCGACTCGCTGGCGGAGATCGCCCGGGGGGCGCCAGAGCTGCCCTTCTACTACTACCACATCCCGTCGCTCACCGGTGTCGACCCGGACCTCGAGGAGCTCTTCTCGCTGGCGGCGGAGCGGATCCCCAACATGGCCGGGATCAAGTTCTCGGACACCCGCCTGCACCACCTGCAGGTGGCGCAGCGATTCGACCACGGCGCGCATGACGTGGTCTTCGGGGTGGACGAGATGCTGCTCGGGGCGCTGGCCTTCGGGGTTCGCGGCGCCGTGGGCTCCACCTATTGCTTCGCCGCGCCGCTCTACCTGCGGATGATCGAGCACGTCCAGCGCGGCGAGCTGTCCGAGGCGGCGCAGCTCCAGGCCCGTTCGGGCGAGATGGTGCGCGTGATCTACCGCCATTGTGGCCGCTCGGGCCTCAAGGCGGTGATGTCGCTGATCGGGCTCGACTGCGGCCCGAGCCGCCTCCCGCAGGACCCGCTCTCCGCCGACGCCGTCGCCCGGATGCGCGCGGAGCTGGAGGAGATCGGCTTCTTCGACTGGGGGCGCTTGCGGTGA